TTATAGGGGGGAGAATTGTTTGCCCCCCTCATTCACCCGGTCCGTGTTATGTCATAGACTGCATGGTGCTGAGTGGGTGAGTATGACCGGACCTGACGTTCTTCTGCGATGGTGCAGGGATATTTTTCAATCATCTCCCGGTACTCCCCCTCTCTTTCCTGCATCGCATAGAGATGGATGGTGCCACCGGGACGCACAAGACGGACAGCCGTTGCAAAGAAGGGCACCGGGCTCATCGGGAGGTTCATGATGATACGGTCAAACGAATCCCCAGCGAGAATATCTCCCAGATGCAGGGCATCCGCGAGCATGGGGATGACGTTATGGCGGTGATTTATTCTGACGTTTTCCTCCATCAGCAGGACTGCGCCGGGGTTGATGTCGCCTGCGATGACGATCGCTGCCTTCTCTGCAAGAGCGACGGCAAACGGCCCGACACCGGCAAACATGTCGCAGACCCGTTCGCCTTCTTCCATCAGGGAGACAATCCGCTGCCGCTCGTTTGCGAGGCGTGCGGAGAAGTAGGCGGCTTCGAGGTCCACTTTCAGGCGCATGCCGTATTCTGTGCATTCGGTGACGGTTACCTGCTCTCCTGCAAGTACCCGGAATTTCCGTGTCCGGTATTCGCCTGATACCGGTGTCTCTGCATACAGCACCGTGTGAATGGACGGACGGGACGCTAAAAGAATCTCTGCTTCCTTCGGGTCATCGTCCTGCATGATAGCAATACCGCCCACCAGGTCATGCCGGGGCAGGGGGACTGCTTTCGGGAGTGCAACACACTCCCATCGTTCAGTTGCACGGGCAGGATCTGTCACCGGAAAGAGCAGATCTGTCCCGTCACGGGCGGGTCTGAGTGAGATATCGAGGATTCCGTCACTGATCAGTTGCCGCCGTGTGGGTTCCCCCTCTGTTACCGGCACGCGGACGCACCATTGTTCCTGTTTCACCTGACCACCTCCATTTATTGTCTTTCTCTTCTATGATATGTACATGGATGATTATATGCAGCGGATACGGGACGGTTCACTGAAACTGTACGCCCTTGAAGCAGAACTTCCTCCTGATGAGGCAATATCCGTCCGCCGTTCGTTCATCGAAGAAGAAACCGGAGTTTCTCTGGATATCCTTGGTGAGTATGCAATCACAACAGAGCGCGTCACAAAGCGCAACTGTGAAAATATGATTGGAGCAGTGCAGGTTCCGGTCGGTGTGGCAGGCCCCCTGCGGGTGATGGGTGAGTACGCGGACGGAACATATTATCTGCCGCTCGCGACCACCGAGGGGGCACTTATTGCGTCGGTGAACCGCGGGTGCAGTGCCATCACAAAGGCGGGCGGTGCCGAGGTACGCATCCAGCGCGACGGGATGACGCGGGCACCGGTATTTGCCTGTGACAGTGTGCCGCACGCGATTGAAGCGGCACGCTGGGTGGAGGAGCATTTCTCTCTCCTTGCTGATGCGGCGGCGGCTACCACATCACATGGCCGTATGGAGCGTATCACCACCCATATCGCCGGCACCAGCCTGTATGTGCGCTTTGAGTTCTTCACCGGGGATGCGATGGGCATGAACATGGTCACCATCGGCAGCGAGAAGGCCGCTGAAATCATTCAGAGAGAGACCGGTGCCCGCCTGATTGCGCTCTCCGGCAACCTCTGCACCGACAAGAAGCCCTCCGCAGCAAATGTGGTGATGGGCCGGGGGAAGACGGTCGCAGCAGGTATCTTCCTCTCCGATGCGATGGTGAAGGATATATTAAAGACCGATGCGGCTTCACTTGCCGAGGTCAACACACGGAAGAATCTGGTGGGCTCAGCCCGTGCGGTTTCCCTGGGGTTCAACGCCCACGCAGCAAATGTCATTGCCGCAGTCTTCCTCGCCTGCGGACAGGACCCGGCGCATGTGGTTGAGGGTAGCAACGCAATTACCACCGTTGACCCGGTGGAAGGCGGCGTCTATGTCGCAGTGACACTTCCCTCACTTCAGGTGGGAACGGTAGGTGGCGGTTCGGCAATTGAGACCCAGCAGACATGCCTGCAGATGCTTGGTGTCGCAGGCGGGGGAGAGCCGGCAGGGTCCAATGCCAAAGCCTTTGCAGAGATTATCGCGGCAGGCGTGCTTGCAGGGGAACTATCGCTTCTGGGCGCCCTTGCGGCGGGCCACCTGGCACGGGCGCACAAAAAGCTTGGCCGGGGATAAACCCGCAATTTCCATTATTTGGTATGGGAATCACGGTGTAATTTTTTTAAAAAATCGTGTACAAAATATCTGTTTTTGCGCATGCTCCTTTACGTAAACCAGCGCATCATCAGGACGCCATCTTCGCCGTTGCTGTAGTAGCTGTCGACCATGAAGACCTGTGCATATCCGTATCTCTGATAAAAGCGCTGTGCATCGTGGTTTGAAACACGCACTTCAAGCTGCATTGCCTCTGCGCCAAGGATCATGCATTCAAATTCGATGCGCTGCAGGAGTTTGCCGCCGGCCCCCTGTCTCTGGGAGGATGGTTTAATCGCAATATTCATGATGTGGCCATAAACAGCATCTCCGGTATCTTCCATTCCGGCGCATACAAAGCCAATGACTTCGTTACCTCTCTCAGCGACGAAAAAGAGACCGGGGAATAGGTATAGTGCATCCTGGAATGCAGATTCATCCCATGGATCCGGAAACAGTTCGTGTTCGATTGCACAGATGTCCTGCAGGTCAGCCTGCCGGGCCCGGCGAATATGGATGTCAGTATTCTGCATTCAGTCAATACTCCGCTCTTGGATACTGATATTATATCTGAAGTCCAATAAATGACGCACCCGAAACCTTCAGGCAGGTATTTTCGTTATGGTCCAGATATTTAGTTTCCGGGCGTTTCGCCCTCCGGCAGAAGAGGCACAGCAGATTGCCTCTGTTCCGTATGATGTGGTAACCACCGATGAATCACGCGCAGCCCTTGCAGAGAATCCGCAGAGCTTTCTCCAGGTCATCCGTTCGGAAGCCACGCTTCCCGCAGACATTGACCCTGCGGCGCCGGTTGTTTATGAAACTGCCGCTGCAAATCTCCAAAAAATGATTGATGAAGGTCTTCTCATGCAGGATGCGGAACCGGGTATTTACCTCTACCGTGTCAAGCAGGGCGGCAGTATCTACACCGGGTTCGTGGCGAACGTCAGTGTGGACGATTATCGGGACAATAAGATAAAACGTCATGAGCATACCCGCTACGACAAAGAAGAGGACCGGACACGTCATATTGACGCAACCAATATGCACACCGGTCTTGTGGTGCTTCTCTACCGTGACCCCGGCGAGATATTCCCGTATGTCGCTTCTCTTATTCCGGAGGGTGCACCTGATGGTGTCGCAAAGAGTGGTGGTGCGGTTCATGAAGTATTCCGCATCGCTGATCCCGAGGCGATCACTACCATGCAGGAGATGTTTGCAGGCGTTGATGCCTTCTACATCGCAGATGGACACCACCGCGCGAAATCGTCGGTCAATGTAGCAGACAAACGCAGTGAGGAAGGGCGGCTTACTCCCGAATCCGAACGGTTTATGGCGGTCATCTTTGCAGAGAACCGGGTGAAGATTCACGGCTACAGCAGACTGGTGCGGGATCTGGGGGATTATACCCCTGAGAGCTTCATGGCAGAGCTTACAAAGTCCTTTACGGTGAAGCCATACGGTGATATTGACGATACCGTCTTCTGTATCCCGCCGCTTGTCGAGCCGGCGTCGCCGGTGCATGTGGTGCACATGTACATGGGTGGTGTCTGGTATGAGCTCTCCCGCCCGGTGGATGCCGGAGCAGATCGCATTGCCTCACTGGATGTTTCCGTCATCCAGAAGACCGTCCTCGAAGGGATGCTGGGCATAACTGACCCCCGTGGTGACCCGCGCCTGCAGTATCTGGGCGGTGCCCGGCCGCTCTCGGACCTGCAGAATCGTGTGGACTCGGGTGAATTTACCCTTGCATTCTCTATGCAGCCTGTTCGTGTGGATGATGTGCTGGGAATTGCAGACGATGGAGGGGTGATGCCGCCGAAGTCGACATGGTTTGAACCAAAACTTCTCAGCGGTCTCGTGCTTCATTCACTCGAATAATCCTTTATTTTAAATATTTTCTGCGAATGGTTAGGATACCTTAAATACCGGTCTAATACGAAAAGATATTCAAATACCGGGCGTTATATCAATCTTTATTATCCGGTATTGCAAAACAATCAGTAAGGAAGGCTTTCTGTATGACTAAATACGGGGGGGGGCTTCTCCTGCTACCTGGGGTTCCGGCATTTTGCTATGGTTGTATAGCAGGGGAATTGATATTTTCAGGGGGGCATTCCCAGACATTTGGTTCGGAAATACCCACGGAGCGAAGCAAAGGGATGGCTCTTGATGAAGTGCCGGCTGAAGATGCTCTCATCCGGTATGAGGAGATAATCTCAGGGAAGAATCAGCTTGTTTTTGCCGTTCGGGAAATGCCGATGACCGCAGGCGGGCGTGCATCGTCTTATACCTTCTTTGCACGGCCGGAAAATGAAGTCCGGAGAGTGTTCCTTAATCAGAGCGGGCGGGCCCGGAGTGAGTATGAATGGGAAACGGGTGTTGGTTTCATCCACGGCCATGCGGCGGATGTTCACTCTTCCGATGATATCTTCGGCCTCCATGAAGAGAAACTCTCAGGGTATTTCATAACAGAGGGGGCAGAGGCAGACACCTTCCTCAGCACCGACATCTGTGGGGCTTCGATCCATAGGCCGGATCTCTTTGCGTCATTTTGGTTTAATGAATATACAGGGGAGTGGATGTAATAAGACGAATAGCAGATGAGGATGCGATCCTCTCGATTGATTTTCTGGCAGGGTTTACGATCTTTATTCTAGCACTTATTATGGTCATATCGCTTGTTCCGGGGGTTCTTGCAGGGATTCAGAGTGAGAATATCGACTATGATGCAGTTGCCTACCGGACATCAGTGATCCTGGTGGAAGATCCGGGAGCACCGGATAATCCGTCATGGGGTCTGATGTCTCCCTATGATATGCAACACAAAGATGAGATCCAGCGCCTTGGTCTTGCGGTGTCCAAGGAAACTCCCAATATTCTCTCCCGGGAAAAAGTAGACAAATTCTTTAATCTCGATCCTGATTCGGATTTTGTCTTTTATGCAGAGGATTATCGTGATAAGGTCATCTTTGGTGACTTCACGTATCTCTATAATATCTCCCTTGCGACCGGGGGTGATGTATACTACGCAGGTGGCGGAGATCCGGTGCCTACCTTCCAGTACGGGTACATGCGGCGTCTTGTCAAGGTGAAGGAACCTTCTGCAGCGGATATTTGTTTCAATAACTATTCCCAGTATACGGGGGACCTCGCGGCGAGCGAAAACAGCACTTCTGAGGAATTTGTGGTGCATATCCCGTACGGTACCCTTATCAACCGAACGGTGAATCCTGCATACCGCATTGACCCTCAGTCTGAGCAGCTCTCAGTCACTCTGGAAAATATGTGGTCTCACCTGAATGAAACAGACATAGAATGGATGAATTTTGAGGATATGGGACTTTATATTGGTGGAAGCAGTGATCCCATTCCGGGTTTATATCCATGGGCAAATAGCACCTATTCGCTAACGTTAAATGGGAATCCACGTCGTGCAACAGGAGTATCATCTGCAGTCGACAACAGTTCGGTGATTACACTGGAGCTCTATCCGCCACTCCCGTTCTCGAAAGATATCACCACAGATCTAAATGTAAACTTCAATTTCTCCTATAAGTTCAAAGACAGCAACGTGACGCACCAGTATCTGAGCGGCATGCACCAGTATGACTATACTGCAAATGTGACACAACCTGATCTTGTTGACGGTGTGATGGAGGTTGCGATATGGTGATGAATGACGAGGGGCAGCTCTACACGATTGAAGGCATCACCGCAGGGGTGATCATGCTTGTGACAGCGTTTACCATATTCAATACCGGGATTGTCTACACACCGGGGGATGCACATATCACGGATATGCAGATCCAGCAGCTGGGATATGACGCCCTGCAGATGATGGATACGCCGGCGGATTCATCTCCGCTTTCAGTAAGTCCGCTTGCATCGATGGTTTTGAATAAACATAAAGGGATGTCCGATACCGAATTTAACAGTGCATTTTCTGAATATCTGAAAGCAGAAACGGGCACAACCGATATTGTTAACAGTCTTGAATTTAATGCAACGGTCTACAACAGGGTGAAAGGAAATACCGTGAATCCTGAGGATGATTATATCCATTCCTATCACTTCAGCAACTCTGCTCAGTATGAAGAAAGCCAGTTGACCCGCGAACCTGCCATCAGTGTCACCAGATATGTATGGTTACCTTCCAGTCCGGGTGGATATGGGGCGGATGAATACGACGGCGGTGAACAATTGGTTCTTCTGGAGGTGCTCATATGGAGACGCTGAACGATGAAGGACAGTGGATCGTGATGATGGGTTTTCTCGTTGCAATCGGCATGTTTGTGCTGGCAATAATTGTCAGTCAGGCACCGCTTGTCGGCCAGACAACCGCTGAGTCGGTGATGGAGTTCCCGAAAAATGAAATACAGGATATCCGGGGAAAACTGGTTTCAATGGGGAGTACACTGCCGGGAGATCCAAATCCGAATATCCTTCAGAATCGCTTCCGTGGTGATATTGCACTGCTGTCAATGTCACGCAACAATGCGATTACAAACTATTCTATTGACGGATCATACTGGGTGGAAAATGGAACGTACAGTGATATCTTCTACAATTATCATCAGATTGATATCCATTACAACAATGGTGTCACTGAATACAGTGAATCCCTGCTGCTGCCGCAGTGGGATCCGAAGGGGGTGTGAGAATATATGAGGGGAATATGCAGAAATCTGGACGATGACGGCGTCTCAATGATGACAGAATATCTGTCAATCACCTTGCTTCTGGTGTTCATGTTTGTCGTCATGATGTTTGTGGTGAACGCCGGTCTGATTGAAGGACCGTCTGACACGCTGAAATATCACTCGTACGTTGATATTGGAAACGGAGTGAGTGTTCGTATGGTTGACCTGTATGCCATCGCACCAAACGACGGAACCATCCGGACACAGTTTGACCTGCCCGATAATGTAGCGGGAGAGGAATATGAGGTTTTCCTGAAGGGTAGCGAGGAGAGCCAGTTTATCAGAGTTACCGACGGGTCTGTTTTGGCTGAGATAGCCATATCGGGTATCGGTGCCACCAGAGGGGTCACCGGACAAACCACCGGCGGGGGGTATAATATAATCTCCTATGACTCTGCAGGGGTGTGATTTCAATGAAGATAAAAATAATAGAAGATGAATCAGGGGTATCTGAAGCCATTGGGTTTATTCTGGTATTTACGATTGTCATTCTCGGAATTTCAATTGTGACGCTGTATGGATACCCGGCGCTTGCGGATGCAAGAATCAGTTCGGATGAAAAGATTATGGAGCAGAATATGATCGTCCTGCAAAATGACATCAAGATTCTGACCAGAAGCAATGTGCCGTACCGTGATACAACCATCGGGGTCTCGGGTGGCAGTATATTTGTAACCAACTCGAGTCAGGCAAATGCTGAGGGTGGTGAGCATTTTAACATCACATACTATGTGGATGACACGTTTACCAATATCACGACGTACTACCCCGGATCGATGGAATTTGTCTCTGATGAAGGGACTGCGGTAATCTCAGTTGCCAATGGGGCGGTCGTCAAACGCCAGCAGGACCTGGGTGGTTCTGTCATGGTATCCGATCCCCGCTGGTTTTATGATGAGACTGAGGGGACGCTTGTCATCTTTATGACATCCCTGAACTCGACACAACCGATGGCTCTGGGCGGCATCGGGACTATCCAGATGGCGATGCTCACGCCTCCTGTGATCCATGACTATAGCTACAGTATACAACGCCCGGTAATTATTGAGTATTTCCCTGATCCCGATGATGATTATTCCCGTGCCTGGGAGACATATTTCACTGGCCCATACATTGTTGCGAGTGGTTTCACACCGGTTCCGCCAAATGCCTACAGGCTTGATGTTGACCGTTTAGTCATAAAAGAATATACCGTTGATATCCTGGGAATCTAATCCGATTTCTTCTTTTTTGCAAAATTATTATTAACAATCTTCCAGCCGTGGCTGAACGCCTGTCAACAGGACCTGATGACCGGACCTTCACAATTATGATGGAAATCCCGGAGATAAAAGAATATGCGATTGAAATCCTGCGGGATTCAATCCTGAATTATTATGTTCAGAGATATTTGTTGCGCTGCAGCCACTCACGCTGTGGCCGGGTGTAGCGATAGATGATGTCGCACTTTTCGTCCTGGAATGACCACGGTACAACGATTAACACATCCCCCTCGCGAATCCAGACACGCTTTTTGATCTTCCCTTTAATACGGCCTGTACGTGTCACCCCGTCAAAGCAGCGTACCCTGATATGGTTTGCACCGAGCATGAGATCTGCTTCTGCAAACATCTCCCGGTTTCTTTTATTGGGCAGTTTCACCCGTACGATTGCAGGTGGTTCGGCCTGCCCGCTTTTTTTTCTGTTTTGGTTTGCCAGAAGACTCACTCCTTTTATATTTATATGCTCTCTTCTGATAAAAAGGTCATCCATACCTGTGATTTAAAAATAATATCTGATATCTGGCTTTTTTTCCGAAATTGGTGGTCATATTTCATTCAGTCTCATATACTTATTTTTTCGGGGATGGTTGGAATATTCTTCTCCTGATTGATTATTTCGGTCCGTCTTCGGTCAGGAATGGCTCCACCCCTCATTACCTATCAGGGGGACAAACCGGACAGCACCATGGTGAGAGACCGTCAGCGAATCCCCCTTTTTGTGGATACAGGTCAGTACCTGCACATCCATGTCTCCGACAGGAATTGCCATTCTTCCGCCATCAGCCAAAAGAGCTGTCAGTGAGGGGGGAACATCCGGTGCTGCAGCAGTGATGATTATCCCATCAAATGGTCCTTCCACTTCCGGCAGTGCGGTACCGTTCCCGGTGATGATGGTGACATTCTTCACATCTGCTTTTTTCAGATTTTCTTCTGCGAGATCTGAAAGTTCGGGAATTCGTTCCACTGCGGTGACTTTGCACCCGATCTCTGCGAGTATTGCTGCCTGGTACCCGGATCCTGCCCCCACTTCAAGAACTCTGTCTCCGGGTTTTGGTTCAATCAGCGCTGTCATAAGTCCCACGATATATGGCTGGGAAATCGTTGCCCCATGTCCTATGGGAAGTGGACAGTCGTCATACGCGTCGTCCTGAAGGTTTTCAGGGACAAAAAGGTGACGGGGTACCCGACGCATGGCGTCAAGCACAAGGGGATCTGAAACACCCCGCATCCCTATCTGTCTTTCAACCATCTGTTTGCGCTGGGCCGTATACCATATGTTTTCTCCCATCTGCATGTCTCCTCCTCTATATGCCGATTCGGCATCTCAGTGTCCTCTGCGGATATGGCGTGTTCTTCTCCATCGGGTTCTCTTTTGCAGACTCCACCCTGATATGCCCTAACATTCTGCACCTACTCTTCTTTTGACGGATGCAGGCAGAACCGGCCCCCTGAAAGACCATACTTCTTTGCAACGTCATAATTTGGGCAGTTGCAACCCTTACTCCCCTGTCATCATATTTAAATGTTGAATGCCACAGGTTCTCGTATTTCTGGTCCATCATATGGGCTATCTGCCATCCTCACGAGACGCGGCACACGGGTAAAAATGCCCTTACCCGAATTCTCATTGCGTGCATTCGCCGGATGGACAAGGGAAATGGGATGGAGGGGTAATCATCTGTTCCAGATTTCCGGTTCCATCACAGGGGGAGTATAATACTCAATAGTCTTTGCAACAAAGACCAGAAGAATGAAATCCGGATTGTCGATGGAACCGAAATATTCCTCAAACACCGGGTTCCAGTAGCGCTCTTTTGTCTCCCGGTCTTCATGCACTTCTGCTGTTGCAGATATTCCGACATATGGGTCGGAAAATTCCACTCCAGACCATATGGAGATGGCCGCGTCCGGGTGGGCCTTTAGCTCCCCGACCTTGCGGGTGCTCTTCATGGTTCCGGCAACAAGGCTCATGTCATCATATCCGCGAAGTGCCATGAACCGCACCGCAGGCTTGTTCCCGGCGATGGTAGCAACGGCGCCGACATGCATGCCCCCCATCACCTGCAGTATCTTCTCCTCAAGATTCATGCTGTCCATTGTGGCAGAATGTGGATATATAGATGTGGGCTGCGCGTGAGGATACAGACGTTTTTTTCAGCCATCTCACTGTGCCCGGAAATCAGCAGATTATCCGGGGTGAGCATTTGAAATCCAGATGGGCACATTTTCGACGTTTTAAGGGATATCAGCTGGTATTATCCGTTATTTGTGTCCGTTGAAATCCCGTCGGGTTTCCTGTGATCCGTAAAAAACGGTATTAATACACATGCTATTTAATAATCATTCTGGTTTTAACGCGGATATCGGGCGATAATAACAGACTTTTGCGATGGACCTCCAATTTTTCTTTCCGATGGGCGATATGGGACTCTGGATACCTCTCCTCAACACAGTACCTAATGAGGTATGGGCGCGCATTATTATTGAATGGAAAACTTTTTTCGCTTCTCGACATTTCCCATATCACCGGAAATAATCAAAGCAATAGAAGATATGGGATTTGAAGAGCCAACACCGATACAGGTGCAGGCAATCCCCCCCATACTTGAAGGTAAAGATGTGACCGGCCAGGCACAGACCGGT
Above is a window of Methanogenium organophilum DNA encoding:
- a CDS encoding class I SAM-dependent methyltransferase, with protein sequence MKQEQWCVRVPVTEGEPTRRQLISDGILDISLRPARDGTDLLFPVTDPARATERWECVALPKAVPLPRHDLVGGIAIMQDDDPKEAEILLASRPSIHTVLYAETPVSGEYRTRKFRVLAGEQVTVTECTEYGMRLKVDLEAAYFSARLANERQRIVSLMEEGERVCDMFAGVGPFAVALAEKAAIVIAGDINPGAVLLMEENVRINHRHNVIPMLADALHLGDILAGDSFDRIIMNLPMSPVPFFATAVRLVRPGGTIHLYAMQEREGEYREMIEKYPCTIAEERQVRSYSPTQHHAVYDITRTG
- the hmgA gene encoding hydroxymethylglutaryl-CoA reductase (NADPH) — its product is MDDYMQRIRDGSLKLYALEAELPPDEAISVRRSFIEEETGVSLDILGEYAITTERVTKRNCENMIGAVQVPVGVAGPLRVMGEYADGTYYLPLATTEGALIASVNRGCSAITKAGGAEVRIQRDGMTRAPVFACDSVPHAIEAARWVEEHFSLLADAAAATTSHGRMERITTHIAGTSLYVRFEFFTGDAMGMNMVTIGSEKAAEIIQRETGARLIALSGNLCTDKKPSAANVVMGRGKTVAAGIFLSDAMVKDILKTDAASLAEVNTRKNLVGSARAVSLGFNAHAANVIAAVFLACGQDPAHVVEGSNAITTVDPVEGGVYVAVTLPSLQVGTVGGGSAIETQQTCLQMLGVAGGGEPAGSNAKAFAEIIAAGVLAGELSLLGALAAGHLARAHKKLGRG
- the rimI gene encoding ribosomal protein S18-alanine N-acetyltransferase; translated protein: MQNTDIHIRRARQADLQDICAIEHELFPDPWDESAFQDALYLFPGLFFVAERGNEVIGFVCAGMEDTGDAVYGHIMNIAIKPSSQRQGAGGKLLQRIEFECMILGAEAMQLEVRVSNHDAQRFYQRYGYAQVFMVDSYYSNGEDGVLMMRWFT
- a CDS encoding DUF1015 domain-containing protein, whose product is MVQIFSFRAFRPPAEEAQQIASVPYDVVTTDESRAALAENPQSFLQVIRSEATLPADIDPAAPVVYETAAANLQKMIDEGLLMQDAEPGIYLYRVKQGGSIYTGFVANVSVDDYRDNKIKRHEHTRYDKEEDRTRHIDATNMHTGLVVLLYRDPGEIFPYVASLIPEGAPDGVAKSGGAVHEVFRIADPEAITTMQEMFAGVDAFYIADGHHRAKSSVNVADKRSEEGRLTPESERFMAVIFAENRVKIHGYSRLVRDLGDYTPESFMAELTKSFTVKPYGDIDDTVFCIPPLVEPASPVHVVHMYMGGVWYELSRPVDAGADRIASLDVSVIQKTVLEGMLGITDPRGDPRLQYLGGARPLSDLQNRVDSGEFTLAFSMQPVRVDDVLGIADDGGVMPPKSTWFEPKLLSGLVLHSLE
- a CDS encoding DUF7287 family protein, translated to MDVIRRIADEDAILSIDFLAGFTIFILALIMVISLVPGVLAGIQSENIDYDAVAYRTSVILVEDPGAPDNPSWGLMSPYDMQHKDEIQRLGLAVSKETPNILSREKVDKFFNLDPDSDFVFYAEDYRDKVIFGDFTYLYNISLATGGDVYYAGGGDPVPTFQYGYMRRLVKVKEPSAADICFNNYSQYTGDLAASENSTSEEFVVHIPYGTLINRTVNPAYRIDPQSEQLSVTLENMWSHLNETDIEWMNFEDMGLYIGGSSDPIPGLYPWANSTYSLTLNGNPRRATGVSSAVDNSSVITLELYPPLPFSKDITTDLNVNFNFSYKFKDSNVTHQYLSGMHQYDYTANVTQPDLVDGVMEVAIW
- a CDS encoding DUF7288 family protein → MVMNDEGQLYTIEGITAGVIMLVTAFTIFNTGIVYTPGDAHITDMQIQQLGYDALQMMDTPADSSPLSVSPLASMVLNKHKGMSDTEFNSAFSEYLKAETGTTDIVNSLEFNATVYNRVKGNTVNPEDDYIHSYHFSNSAQYEESQLTREPAISVTRYVWLPSSPGGYGADEYDGGEQLVLLEVLIWRR
- a CDS encoding DUF7289 family protein, translating into MKIKIIEDESGVSEAIGFILVFTIVILGISIVTLYGYPALADARISSDEKIMEQNMIVLQNDIKILTRSNVPYRDTTIGVSGGSIFVTNSSQANAEGGEHFNITYYVDDTFTNITTYYPGSMEFVSDEGTAVISVANGAVVKRQQDLGGSVMVSDPRWFYDETEGTLVIFMTSLNSTQPMALGGIGTIQMAMLTPPVIHDYSYSIQRPVIIEYFPDPDDDYSRAWETYFTGPYIVASGFTPVPPNAYRLDVDRLVIKEYTVDILGI
- the eif1A gene encoding translation initiation factor eIF-1A produces the protein MDDLFIRREHINIKGVSLLANQNRKKSGQAEPPAIVRVKLPNKRNREMFAEADLMLGANHIRVRCFDGVTRTGRIKGKIKKRVWIREGDVLIVVPWSFQDEKCDIIYRYTRPQREWLQRNKYL
- a CDS encoding protein-L-isoaspartate(D-aspartate) O-methyltransferase is translated as MGENIWYTAQRKQMVERQIGMRGVSDPLVLDAMRRVPRHLFVPENLQDDAYDDCPLPIGHGATISQPYIVGLMTALIEPKPGDRVLEVGAGSGYQAAILAEIGCKVTAVERIPELSDLAEENLKKADVKNVTIITGNGTALPEVEGPFDGIIITAAAPDVPPSLTALLADGGRMAIPVGDMDVQVLTCIHKKGDSLTVSHHGAVRFVPLIGNEGWSHS
- a CDS encoding pyridoxamine 5'-phosphate oxidase family protein, translating into MNLEEKILQVMGGMHVGAVATIAGNKPAVRFMALRGYDDMSLVAGTMKSTRKVGELKAHPDAAISIWSGVEFSDPYVGISATAEVHEDRETKERYWNPVFEEYFGSIDNPDFILLVFVAKTIEYYTPPVMEPEIWNR